ACGGCCAGCACCACGCGCCCCTCGGTGGGCAGCACCGAGAACGCGTAGAGGAGGTGGCCCACCTTGCGGTTCGGCGTGAGCGGGTCGCTCGGCAGCCAGCGCACGTCCGGGCCGAGGCGCGGACGGTAGGGCGAGACGACCACCTGCTCCAGCTCACCCGCGTAGTCGATGGGGAGCGCGAGATTCTCCAGCTCGCGCGGCGTGGGTGCGTCCACGGGGCGCAGCAAGAGCACGCGGGCTGGCGAAGGGGCTCGCATCACGCGCCCCGTCCGCAGGCGCAGGAGGCGCGCGAGCGTCACCGCGCTGAAGCCCGTGGCGAGCGCCGTCCATCCCAGGCCCAGGAGCACCGGCGCGCTCATGCCGCCCTCCCCAGGCGCGTGCGGAAGTGGGCCATCCACCGGATGAAGGGCGAGTGGAACCGGCGGAAGTCCGCCACCTCGCCCATGCAGTCCAGCGCGCCCTTGCGAGCCTCCAGTCGCGCATAGAAGGGCGAGGACTCCAACAGCCGCGCCTGCCCCACCACCGTGTTGCCCGACTCCAGCCGTGAGGGCACGCGCAGCCCCCAGCCTGTAATCACGGTCGGCCGCGACTGCGGCTCCTCGCCACGCTCGCAGCGCACGCCACTGGAGCACGCCGTCATCCGCAGCGGCGCCACGCCATCCGGCAGGTGGTAGTCCACCACCGTCGTGTCCTCGCGGTGCGTGCGCGCCCAGTGCCAGCCGGCGAGCCGCTCGCCCAGCAACTCCTCGCCGTGGTTCGTGTCGTGGTAGCCCAGCCCCTCCGCCGTCACGCCGAGCGAGGACACCTCCAGCTTCGCCTTCGCGCGCGGCGCCAGCGCCTGCCAGTAGTGCGGCAGCTCGGGCATCAACCGCACCACCTCGCCCATGGGCGTCAGAGGCTCCAACGTGAGGCGCGCGCTGACGGGCCGTCCCCACGGCGCCGTCCAGTCGTCCACCTCCATGCACACCACGCCGTCCTCGCCATACGTCAGCGTCGAGCGGCCGATGCGCAGCCGCCCAGGCGACTCCATCTGCGCATGCGGATACTCGCTGAGCACCCACAGGCGGCGCACCCCCTCGTGGTACAGCGCGAAGTTCACCGCGCTGTACTCCATGGGCCGTCCCCCTCGCCGCGCCGCCACCGAGTAGCGGGGCGAGAAGAGCGAGCCCAGCATGAAGATGCACACCGCGCTGAACGGACCCGCCGTCACGTCCGCGTAGAACCAGCGATAGGCCCCCGCCTCACCGGGCAGCGCCGGAATGTCTCGCAAGGTGTTCATCCGCCCCTCCGCAGATGCGCGGAGGCCATCTCCGCGGCGAAGCGGCCGGACAGCATCACCAGGGGCACCCCACCGCCCGGATGCGTGCCGCCGCCCGCGAAGAACAGGCCCGGCGTGTTGCCTCGGATGCGAGGACGCCGGAAGGGCCCCAGCTTGCCGTGGGGCAGGAAGCCGTAGATGGAGCCACCCGGCGCCCCCTGCGCCGCCAGGTCCACCGGTGAGCGCTGGCCGATGACCCGCACGCGCCCCCTGAGCTCCGGGTGGTGCGCGAGCAGCTTCTCGAACATCTGCGCCTTCACCCGCTCGCCGTGCTGCTCCCACGCGCGCGCGCTGGCCTCAAGCGCACCAGGCCCTCCGGACAACGGCGGCGCGTTCACCATGACGAACAGCCCCGTGCGCCCCGCGGGCGCCATGGTGGGGTCCGTCGCGGACGGGTTGCAGAAGTACACCGTGGGGTCCGACGCGAGCTGCCCGCTGAACAGCTCCCTGAACTCGCGCTGGTAGTCGCTGCCGAAGAGCACCGCGTGGTGCGGCAGCGGGAGTCGTCCCTCCACGTCCAGCAGCAGCACGAAGCCGGAGAGCGCCAGCGCCTCGTCCTCGCGCCGCAGCGACTCCAGCGGGTCCGCGTTCACCACCACGCCGTCGAACAGCGCGCCGTCCTCCTCCGGGCCCACGCGGTAGCCCTCGTGCGTGCGCTCGAAGCGGGCCCGCGTCTGCAGGTGCACCGTGACGCCCAGCCTGCGCACCGCGCGCCCCAGCGCATCCACCAGCGCGCCCACGCCACCGCGCGCATGGTGGACACCGTAGGCGTGCTCGATGTGCGGAATCAGCGCGAAGGCCGCGCTCGCCTCGTACGGAGACGCGCCCGCGTAGGTGGCGAAGCGCCCCACGTACTGCTGCAGGTGCTCGGTGCGCAGGTGCTTCACCGCGAGGGAGTGCAGCGACGACAGCTGCATGCCCGCGAGCACCGCGCCGATGCCCCGCCTCGCCACGCGGCCCATGAAGCCGGCCATGCCCTCGAAGGGCGCCTCCAGGTAGGGCTCACCCGCGGCGGCCCAGATGGCCGCGGCCTCCGCGTAGAAGCCACGGATGCCTCGACGCTCCGAGGGCTTCACGTCCCCCGCGCTGTCCGCGGTGCGGTCCACGTCCTTGTACGCGGTGAAGGAGCACCCGTCCGAGAAACGATAGGCGCACTGCGGCTCCAGCTCCGTGAGCTGAGGCAGGAGGTCCATCGCGCCCAGCTGCTCGAAGGTGCCACGCACCAGGTCTGGCAACGTCAACAGCGTGGGCCCGGTGTCCAGGGTCACGCCGTCCACGGTGACCGCCTGCGCCTTGCCGCCCAGTGACGCGCTGCCCTCGAACAGCGTCACCGCGTGGCCCTCCTTCGCCAGGAGTCCCGCGGCGGTGAGCCCGCCGATGCCTCCGCCGACCACCGCGACCCGGGAGGCCCTCATGACCGTGCCTCCAGGCCTTCGCGCACACACGCATCAGCCATGGTGTCGGCCCCCTGCCTCACTCGGCAGCAACGGCACGCTCGCCTCGCCACGCGGCGCGGGCAGCACGCTCATGGGACGCAGGAAGGTCGCGGCGGCCAGCGACAGCTTGCGGCCCGTCGACACGAAGGCACGCGCGCTGAACACGTCGTAGTCGCGCGCCTCGATTTCCCCGAGGATGTCGCCATAGATGGCGCCCATCAGCCGCACCATGCGCTGACTGCCGAAGCCCGTGAGCGAGGGCACACCCTGCGCCGCGCGCGCGTAGTACACGCGGGCCCGCGCCACCTGGAAGCGCATGAAGTCCCGCCAGCGCGTGTCCACCTTCCCCTGGCGCAAGTCCTCCTCGGACAGCCCGAAGTGCGCCAGCTCCCGCGCGGGCAGGTACACGCGGCCGCGCTCCAAGTCCTCACGCACGTCGCGCAGGATGTTGGTGAGCTGCATGCCCCGGCCCAGGTCCGCCGCCGGTTGCAACGCCGACACGTCCGAGCACCCCAGCACCGGCGTCAGCATCAACCCGACCACGCCCGCCACGCGGTAGCAGTAGAGGTCCAGCTCCTCCCACGTCTCGTACCGGTTCTTCGTCAGGTCCATCTCCATGCCAGAGATGAGGTCCTGGAAAGGCTGCTCCGGAATCCGGTAGTGCCGCACCGTGTGCGCCAGCGCCGCGAACTCCCCCGCGTCCCACGGCGAGCGCGCCGCCACGCCGCTGAGCCGTCCGCTCGGAGGCCCCAGCTCGTGCGAGGCCAGCTCCGGCATGGGCACATACAGCTCCGCCACCATGCGCCGGGCCCGGTCCAACCGCACCGCCAGCTCCTCGCCCTCCGTCCCCGCCTCGTCCACCAGGTCATCCAGCCGCCGGCAGAACGCATACAGCGCGAACGCCGCCTTCCGACGCTGACCGAACAACAGATACGAGGCGAAGAAGAAGCTCTTGGCGTGGTGACGCGTCACCCGGCGGGCCAGCCCGTAGCCCCGCCGCACCAGCGCCTTCTCGTCGGGCGCGCTCATGCCGCCACCTCCGCCGTCACCGACTTCGACGGGTCCGAGCGCGGCGCCAGCTGGACGCCCCGGTCGCGAGCCCACGACAACAACCGCTCCGTGACGAGCCGCGCGGAGATGAGCACCGTGGGCAACCCCGTGCCCGGCTGCGTGGACGCACCGACGAAGAAGAGGTTCTTCACCCGCGCGTCCTGATTCGACGGACGG
This genomic interval from Myxococcus guangdongensis contains the following:
- a CDS encoding carotenoid 1,2-hydratase, producing the protein MNTLRDIPALPGEAGAYRWFYADVTAGPFSAVCIFMLGSLFSPRYSVAARRGGRPMEYSAVNFALYHEGVRRLWVLSEYPHAQMESPGRLRIGRSTLTYGEDGVVCMEVDDWTAPWGRPVSARLTLEPLTPMGEVVRLMPELPHYWQALAPRAKAKLEVSSLGVTAEGLGYHDTNHGEELLGERLAGWHWARTHREDTTVVDYHLPDGVAPLRMTACSSGVRCERGEEPQSRPTVITGWGLRVPSRLESGNTVVGQARLLESSPFYARLEARKGALDCMGEVADFRRFHSPFIRWMAHFRTRLGRAA
- a CDS encoding phytoene desaturase family protein encodes the protein MRASRVAVVGGGIGGLTAAGLLAKEGHAVTLFEGSASLGGKAQAVTVDGVTLDTGPTLLTLPDLVRGTFEQLGAMDLLPQLTELEPQCAYRFSDGCSFTAYKDVDRTADSAGDVKPSERRGIRGFYAEAAAIWAAAGEPYLEAPFEGMAGFMGRVARRGIGAVLAGMQLSSLHSLAVKHLRTEHLQQYVGRFATYAGASPYEASAAFALIPHIEHAYGVHHARGGVGALVDALGRAVRRLGVTVHLQTRARFERTHEGYRVGPEEDGALFDGVVVNADPLESLRREDEALALSGFVLLLDVEGRLPLPHHAVLFGSDYQREFRELFSGQLASDPTVYFCNPSATDPTMAPAGRTGLFVMVNAPPLSGGPGALEASARAWEQHGERVKAQMFEKLLAHHPELRGRVRVIGQRSPVDLAAQGAPGGSIYGFLPHGKLGPFRRPRIRGNTPGLFFAGGGTHPGGGVPLVMLSGRFAAEMASAHLRRGG
- a CDS encoding phytoene/squalene synthase family protein, coding for MSAPDEKALVRRGYGLARRVTRHHAKSFFFASYLLFGQRRKAAFALYAFCRRLDDLVDEAGTEGEELAVRLDRARRMVAELYVPMPELASHELGPPSGRLSGVAARSPWDAGEFAALAHTVRHYRIPEQPFQDLISGMEMDLTKNRYETWEELDLYCYRVAGVVGLMLTPVLGCSDVSALQPAADLGRGMQLTNILRDVREDLERGRVYLPARELAHFGLSEEDLRQGKVDTRWRDFMRFQVARARVYYARAAQGVPSLTGFGSQRMVRLMGAIYGDILGEIEARDYDVFSARAFVSTGRKLSLAAATFLRPMSVLPAPRGEASVPLLPSEAGGRHHG